A section of the Paenibacillus odorifer genome encodes:
- the cydD gene encoding thiol reductant ABC exporter subunit CydD, which translates to MDKNLLGYKGVKPVFLIVGFLTLVQSLSILLLAKSLAEVISALFAGEPLKEQWGTALLFLLAFLVRHACAMLMSRVSYRFAEATGSTMRREMMDKLFQLGPRMVGGRGTGDLVTLVLEGVTKFRTYLEAIIPRMVGMSVTPVLVLIYVFTMDTTSGIILTVTMPIIIVFMILIGMTARKQMDRQLKSYRTLSNHFVDSLRGLETLKFLGRSRSHSDSIATVSDRYRSATMRTLRVAFLSSFALDFFTMLSVASVAVSLGLRLVNEQMTLVTGLTILILAPEYFLPVRLVGSDFHATLDGKEAAEAMKSIIDQDEVKAEVIGPNGNLSVGSAAKTSEQIFTWHENSVLTLNDVSVKYEEAGLSSLEALNLQFKGASKIGIIGESGAGKSTLVDILGGFLHPTSGSITVNSTTVSALTDEAWRKQTSYIPQRPYIFSGTLADNICFYYPEASMEAVAEAVKATGLSGLVDTLPHGLDEMIGGGGRSFSGGQEQRVALARALLSSRPIMLLDEPTAHLDIETEYELKETMVPLFEGKLVFLATHRLHWMLDMDIIVVMKQGQVAEIGTHQELLARKGAYYELIGSQLEGIH; encoded by the coding sequence ATGGATAAAAACTTGCTTGGGTATAAAGGAGTTAAGCCAGTCTTTCTGATTGTAGGCTTCCTTACCCTGGTGCAAAGCTTGTCCATACTTCTGCTGGCTAAATCGCTGGCAGAAGTCATCTCTGCGCTATTTGCGGGAGAACCTCTGAAGGAACAATGGGGCACTGCGCTATTGTTCCTTCTTGCATTTCTTGTGCGCCATGCTTGTGCTATGCTGATGAGCCGTGTCTCTTACCGCTTCGCGGAAGCAACGGGCAGCACTATGCGGAGGGAAATGATGGACAAGCTCTTCCAGCTTGGCCCTAGAATGGTGGGCGGGCGTGGAACCGGGGATCTTGTTACACTAGTGCTGGAAGGCGTAACTAAATTCCGCACGTATCTAGAAGCAATCATTCCTAGAATGGTAGGGATGTCTGTTACACCGGTCTTGGTGCTTATTTACGTTTTTACGATGGACACTACGAGCGGGATTATTCTTACGGTAACTATGCCGATTATTATTGTTTTTATGATTTTGATTGGGATGACGGCCCGTAAGCAAATGGATCGGCAGTTGAAATCATATCGCACATTATCTAATCATTTTGTAGACTCACTACGTGGGCTAGAAACATTAAAATTTCTAGGACGAAGTCGTAGTCATAGCGACAGCATTGCTACGGTCAGCGATCGTTATCGCTCGGCGACCATGCGTACGCTGCGAGTGGCCTTTTTGTCATCGTTCGCCCTGGATTTCTTCACTATGCTGTCTGTAGCATCTGTAGCGGTAAGCCTCGGTTTACGGCTTGTAAATGAACAGATGACATTGGTTACGGGCTTAACGATTCTAATCTTGGCTCCGGAATATTTCCTGCCTGTCAGATTGGTGGGTTCAGATTTCCATGCTACTTTGGATGGGAAAGAAGCCGCTGAAGCAATGAAGAGCATTATAGATCAAGATGAGGTGAAGGCTGAAGTAATCGGCCCTAACGGTAATCTATCTGTCGGTTCTGCAGCAAAAACATCGGAACAAATATTCACTTGGCATGAGAATAGCGTGCTCACATTAAATGACGTTAGCGTGAAGTATGAGGAAGCAGGGCTTTCTTCGCTGGAAGCGCTGAACCTGCAATTTAAAGGAGCTAGCAAAATTGGGATTATCGGAGAGAGCGGGGCCGGTAAATCTACTTTAGTGGATATATTAGGGGGCTTCTTACACCCTACCTCAGGAAGTATCACGGTTAACAGTACAACGGTTAGTGCATTAACGGATGAGGCTTGGCGAAAACAGACCTCATATATCCCGCAGCGTCCGTATATTTTTAGCGGCACGTTAGCGGATAATATATGTTTTTATTACCCTGAGGCTTCTATGGAAGCTGTTGCCGAGGCAGTGAAAGCTACTGGTTTATCGGGGCTGGTGGATACTCTTCCGCATGGTTTAGATGAGATGATTGGTGGCGGCGGCCGTTCGTTCAGCGGTGGCCAGGAGCAACGGGTGGCATTAGCCCGGGCACTGCTTAGCAGCCGTCCAATTATGCTTCTAGATGAGCCAACGGCACATCTGGATATTGAAACGGAATATGAGCTGAAGGAGACGATGGTGCCTCTTTTTGAAGGAAAGCTGGTCTTTCTGGCTACCCATCGCCTACACTGGATGCTAGATATGGACATTATTGTAGTAATGAAGCAAGGCCAAGTGGCAGAAATCGGTACCCATCAGGAGTTACTTGCCCGCAAGGGTGCGTATTATGAGTTGATTGGGTCGCAATTGGAGGGAATCCATTGA